Proteins from a single region of Dictyostelium discoideum AX4 chromosome 5 chromosome, whole genome shotgun sequence:
- the psmC4 gene encoding 26S protease regulatory subunit 6B, translating to MEELGLATAKVTVTKEASHHREADLYQKMKSLESKLDFFNIQEEYIKYEYKNLKRELLHAQEEVKRIRSVPLLIGQLLEMVDSNTGIVQSTSGSTLCVRILSTIDRELLKPSASVALQRHSNALVDTLPPESDSSIHLLGADEKPSESYSDIGGGDIQKQEMREAVELPLTHHNLYKQIGIDPPRGVLLYGPPGTGKTMLAKAVAHHTSAAFIRVVGSEFVQKYLGEGPRLVRDVFRLARENSPAIIFIDEIDAIATKRFDAQTGADREVQRILMELLNQMDGFDVSVNVKVIMATNRQDTLDPALLRPGRLDRKIEFPLPDRRQKRLIFQVITSKMNLSDEVDLEDYVSRPDKLSGAEIQSICQEAGMHAIRKNRYVILPKDFEKGYKASIKKNTHEFNFYN from the exons atggagGAATTAGGTTTAGCTACAGCAAag gTTACAGTAACAAAAGAAGCTTCACATCATCGTGAAGCAGatttatatcaaaaaatgaaaagttTAGAAAGTAAATTagattttttcaatattcaagaggaatatattaaatatgaatataaaaacttaaaaaGAGAGTTATTACATGCTCAAGAAGAAGTTAAACGTATTAGATCCgtaccattattaattggtcaATTATTAGAGATGGTTGATTCAAATACTGGTATTGTTCAATCGACATCAGGATCAACATTATGTGTAAGAATTTTAAGTACAATTGATAGAGAACTTTTAAAACCATCAGCCTCTGTGGCCTTACAAAGACACTCAAATGCATTGGTTGACACTTTACCACCAGAATCAGATTCAAGTATTCATCTTTTGGGTGCTGATGAAAAACCATCAGAAAGTTACTCTgatattggtggtggtgatattCAAAAACAAGAAATGCGTGAAGCTGTAGAATTACCATTAACTCAtcataatttatataaacaaATTGGTATTGATCCACCAAGAGGTGTATTATTATATGGTCCACCAGGTACTG gtAAAACTATGTTAGCAAAAGCAGTTGCACATCATACTAGTGCAGCATTTATTCGTGTTGTTGGTTCAGAATTTGTTCAAAAATATTTAGGTGAAGGTCCACGTTTAGTACGTGATGTCTTTAGATTAGCAAGAGAGAATTCACCAgctatcatttttattgatgaaattgatgctATTGCCACCAAACGTTTTGATGCACAAACTGGTGCTGATCGTGAAGTTCAACGTATTCTTATGGAATTATTGAATCAAATGGATGGTTTTGATGTATCTGTAAATGTAAAGGTAATTATGGCAACCAATCGTCAAGATACTTTAGATCCTGCACTCTTACGTCCAGGTCGTCTTGATCGTAAAATTGAATTCCCATTACCAGATCGTCGTCAAAAACGTTTGATTTTCCAAGTCATCACATCAAAAATGAATCTTTCTGATGAAGTCGATTTAGAAGATTACGTTAGTAGACCAGATAAACTTAGTGGTGCTGAAATTCAATCCATTTGTCAAGAAGCTGGTATGCATGCCATTAGAAAGAATCGTTATGTTATCCTTCCaaaagattttgaaaaagGTTATAAAGCATCAATTAAGAAAAATACTcatgaatttaatttctataattaa